Proteins from one Caulobacter sp. X genomic window:
- a CDS encoding acyl-CoA dehydrogenase family protein, translating into MAVLTEEQTMLRDAAKGWASESAPVGALRKLRDGKSGQSFDPAAWKDMGEMGWAGVIVPEAYDGSAFGYLGLGLILEETGRTLAASPLLSTAMIAASALQLAGSDAQKQAWLPRIASGEIVATLAIDEGSHHAPARTALTATKSGAGYVLNGTKTFVLDGEAADLLIVVARTGGAPGQTDGLSLFLVPGDAPGVKRTHLALMDSRGAAQIAFDGVEVAADAVLGEVDKGWAVLEPTLDRAYAGLAAEMLGSASAAFDITLDYLKTRTQFGQVIGSFQALQHRAAKWFTDLETTRSCVEAALEALDTGADTRALASLAKAKACELVHLASNEMVQMHGGIGMTDAHDAGLYMKRARVTEAVFGGASFHRDRYARLMGF; encoded by the coding sequence ATGGCCGTCCTGACCGAAGAACAGACGATGCTGCGCGACGCCGCCAAGGGCTGGGCCAGCGAAAGCGCCCCCGTGGGGGCCCTGCGCAAGCTGCGCGACGGCAAGTCCGGCCAAAGCTTCGATCCCGCCGCCTGGAAGGACATGGGCGAGATGGGCTGGGCCGGGGTGATCGTGCCCGAGGCCTATGACGGCTCGGCCTTCGGCTATCTGGGTCTGGGCCTGATTCTGGAAGAAACCGGCCGCACCCTAGCGGCCTCGCCCCTGCTCTCCACGGCCATGATCGCCGCCTCGGCCCTGCAGCTGGCGGGCTCCGACGCCCAGAAGCAGGCCTGGCTGCCGCGCATCGCCAGCGGCGAGATCGTCGCCACCCTGGCCATCGACGAAGGCTCGCACCATGCGCCGGCGCGCACGGCCCTGACCGCGACCAAGAGCGGCGCGGGCTATGTCCTTAACGGGACCAAGACCTTCGTGCTGGACGGCGAGGCCGCCGACCTGCTGATCGTCGTCGCCCGCACCGGCGGCGCGCCGGGCCAGACCGACGGCCTGAGCCTGTTCCTGGTTCCTGGCGACGCGCCGGGTGTGAAGCGCACGCATCTGGCGCTGATGGACTCCCGCGGCGCGGCCCAGATCGCCTTCGATGGGGTCGAGGTCGCGGCCGACGCCGTCCTCGGCGAAGTCGACAAGGGCTGGGCCGTGCTGGAGCCCACCCTGGACCGCGCCTATGCGGGTCTCGCCGCCGAGATGCTGGGCAGCGCCAGCGCGGCGTTCGACATCACGCTGGACTACCTGAAGACCCGCACCCAGTTCGGCCAGGTGATCGGCTCGTTCCAGGCGCTGCAGCACCGGGCCGCCAAGTGGTTCACGGACCTGGAAACCACCCGCTCCTGCGTCGAGGCGGCGCTCGAGGCGCTGGACACAGGCGCCGACACCCGCGCCCTCGCCTCCCTGGCCAAGGCCAAGGCCTGCGAGCTCGTGCATCTGGCCAGCAACGAGATGGTCCAGATGCATGGCGGCATCGGCATGACCGACGCCCATGACGCCGGCCTCTACATGAAACGCGCCCGGGTCACCGAAGCGGTGTTCGGCGGCGCCAGCTTCCATCGCGATCGCTATGCGCGGCTGATGGGTTTCTAA
- a CDS encoding 2-hydroxychromene-2-carboxylate isomerase, translated as MIEFWYEFASTYSYPAAMRIEKLAADKGVAVAWRPFILGPLFHDQQGLNDSPFNAFPVKGEYMWRDLARVCDAEGLALRHPSQFPRNSLLAARVAIVGLEDGWTPAFSRAVYQANFVDDQDIGSPEILAPLIASVGAGPEHVLAAAQSDPIKTRLKDHVRQARERGLFGAPSFLTADGELFWGNDRLEQALDWAARHQSREHA; from the coding sequence ATGATCGAGTTTTGGTACGAGTTTGCTTCGACCTATTCCTATCCGGCGGCCATGCGGATCGAGAAGCTGGCCGCCGACAAGGGCGTGGCCGTGGCTTGGCGCCCCTTCATTCTGGGTCCGCTGTTCCATGACCAGCAAGGTCTGAACGACAGTCCCTTCAACGCCTTCCCGGTGAAGGGCGAGTACATGTGGCGGGACCTGGCGCGCGTCTGCGACGCCGAGGGTCTGGCGCTGCGCCATCCCAGCCAGTTCCCGCGCAACAGCCTGCTGGCCGCCCGCGTGGCGATCGTCGGGCTGGAAGACGGCTGGACCCCAGCCTTCAGCCGCGCGGTCTATCAGGCCAACTTCGTCGACGACCAGGACATCGGCAGCCCGGAGATTCTGGCGCCTTTGATCGCTTCGGTCGGCGCGGGTCCGGAGCATGTCCTGGCGGCCGCGCAATCCGATCCGATCAAGACCCGCCTGAAGGACCACGTCCGTCAGGCCAGGGAGCGCGGTCTCTTTGGCGCGCCCAGCTTTCTCACCGCCGACGGCGAGCTCTTCTGGGGCAACGACCGTCTGGAACAGGCCCTCGACTGGGCCGCCCGTCATCAATCCAGGGAGCACGCCTGA